In Paenibacillus xylanilyticus, the genomic window GCTAATGGTGGCCGCCGTAAGACTATCGAGCGTACGGGTGTATTGGAAGAAACGTACCCTTCTGTTTTTATCGTCAAGCTTGATGAAGAGCAAGAAACGTTCAAGCGAGTCTCTTACAGTTATGCAGATATACTTACGGAGTCGGTGGAAGTCATGGTATTTAACCCAGGCGACCAGACGCCTAACTCCTATATGGAGACGTAAGCATCGTTTTACAGGCAGTTTGCCCCTTGGGGCGAACTGCTTTTTTATTTGTTTAGAATTACCGTCCAGACAGGCATCTGCAGGAATGAGGTTTAACCAGAAACGGCATACTATTTGAACAGGCCCATACTGATATTGCTGAACAGTTCATCGAAAAGGGTGGCTCTGAAGCTTTCAGGAAGAATCCTGGTGTAAATGGACTAATCAAAACTGCTACTTCAAGGAGGATGGTTTCATGAGCCGCAGAAGAAGAAGTGTGATGTCAGAAGAGCTCAAGTATGAGCTGGCAAAAGACCTGGGATTTTATGATACCGTACAGCAGGAAGGCTGGGGTGGCATCAAAGCCAAGGATGCAGGCAATATGGTGAAGCGTGCCATTCAGCTTGCTGAAGAGGCAGCACGCAAATCGTAATTCGATCTAGACGGTTTGGAGAGCGGGGCCTTCCACGAGGTTGACCTCGCTTTTTCCCCATGAATTCGGAATAAAAATGACTTGACAGCCCCATTTTGATATAATATGTTAAGTTGTCTTAGGGAAAAGGTGAGGACGGGTGAACGCCTTGAAAATTTACGAAAAAGCGCCTGCTAAAATTAATTTGATGCTGGACGTTTTACATAAACGAAGCGACGGGTTCCATGAAGTCGAGATGATCATGACCATGGTCGATTTGGCAGACCGGCTGGAAATGTCAGAACTGCCTCGCGATACGATATTTATCTCCAGTCAGGCGGGGTATATTCCGCTTGATGAGAAGAATCTGGCATTCCAGGCGGCCAGATTGATCAAAGAACGCTACGACGTGCGTACTGGAGTGCACATTCATCTGGACAAAAAAATTCCGGTGGCTGCCGGTCTGGCAGGCGGCAGCAGTGATGCTGCAGCTACGCTGCGCGGCTTGAACCGCCTCTGGCGTCTGAATATCCCAGATCATGAGCTCCAGGAGCTTGGAGCAGAGCTTGGTTCGGATGTACCTTTTTGTATTACAGGAGGTACAGCGCTCGCTACAGGCCGTGGAGAAAAACTGAAGCCAATACCTAACCCACCGCAATGCTGGGTCATCTTGGCGAAACCTCCAATCAATGTGTCGACAGCCGATGTGTACGGAAGATTCCGCAGCGATAAGATTGTTCGCCATCCGAGTGCGGCCAAGATGGAGCAGGCCATTCGTAATCATTCCTTTGCAGAGGTATGCGGACAGATGGGGAATGTGCTTGAGGATGTCACGCTTAAGCTGTATCCGGAAGTCCAGCATTTGAAGGATGCCATGATAAAGCTGGGTGCAGATGGGGTACTCATGTCGGGTAGTGGCCCAACCGTATTTGGGTTGGTCTCCAAGGAAGCGAAGGTTGCACGGATCTATAATGGGCTGCGCGGCTTCTGCAAAGAAGTGTATGCAGTACGCATGTTGACTTAGAATTCGCTTTTATAATGTACAAACACGTATAAAGGTGGTATATTTTTAAATAATTATTCGGATTTGGATGTTTTCCGTGATCGTGAGGATGGATCTCTGTGAAGAAATTAAAACGAAGCGCTAGGCTGGTTGAAATGACGCAGTATTTATTGTCAAGACCGCATACGGTTATTCCGTTAACCACTTTTGCCGAACGTTATGGTGCCGCGAAGTCGTCAATCAGTGAGGATTTGGCGATTATCAAGGAAGTGTTCGAAGAAGGCGGGTCGGGAGAACTGCAAACACTGGCAGGGGCTGCTGGGGGAGTTAAATGGATTCCGAAGGTGTCCAGAGAACATGCTCTGGCTTTTGCCGAACGACTAAGCAATCAGTTGGAGCAGCCTGACCGTATCTTGCCCGGTGGGTATCTCTATATGTCTGACCTGCTTGGACAGCCTGCATTAATGAATGAAGCAGGTAAAATATTTGCGACTGCTTTTGGCAACATGGATATCGATGTAGTCATGACGGTAGAAACGAAGGGCATTCCTCTGGCGTATGCGACTGGAGCCCAGCTTAACCTGCCTGTAGTGCTCGTGCGCAGGGACCATCAGGCTACGGAAGGATCGGCCGTAAGTATCAATTATGTATCGGGGTCCCATAAAAGTCTCCATACCATGTCCCTATCCCGCAGGGCGATGCGTGAGCATTCGAGGGTTCTGATCGTGGATGATTTCATGAAAGCCGGTGGAACGGTACAGGGCATGATTGATTTGCTCGCCGAGTTTAATGCAACGGTAGCAGGTGTAGGGGTGTTGGTAGAATCTGGTTCAGTTGATTCGGAAGAGCGTTTGCTGACCGATTACGTATCTCTTGCGCAGCTGACAGCCGTGGATGCAAAAAGCAGACACATTTCGGTGAAGCCTGGTAACTATTTTGACCTGTAGAAAGATGACGAATAACATGTCGGGAAAGGTTCTTTTCCATCGACCTGGCACTAACGTTGTCGAATTGTGTATTAAATAAAAAAATTCCTGAAATTAGGACATTTTTGTGGTTATAAAAAGAAGGAGTTCGTATAGGCTGTGTGGAATTATACACCAAGTTCTGATGGAAAAAGGTGGTGAACACACACATGCAAATTACGGATGTCAGACTCCGCCGCGTTAACTCGGAAGGGAGAATGAAGGCTATCGCATCCATTACCATCGATAACGAATTCGTCGTTCATGACATTCGCGTCATTGATGGGAACAACGGAATGTTTGTTGCTATGCCGAGCAAGCGGACTCCTGACGGAGAATTCCGTGATATCGCCCACCCGATCTCTTCCGGTACTCGTGAGAAGATTCAGGCTGCTGTTTTGACTGAGTATGACCGCGCTGCAACTGAGGAAGAAGTCATTGAAGAAGGTGCCTGAGAACATTATTGGGGTTCGAAGGAAAAGAGAGCCATGTCTTATGGCTCTCTTTTCTTTTTGACCGGAATAAGATATATTCAGTATTGAGTTTATTCAAACAGGAACATTTAACAGCGTTATTGCTGGAAAATGTTGAAGGAAACATTAGCGCAGCGTGCGCTTGGTGACAGGGCGGCATCTTAAGAGTCATTGGGATTCGGTTAAGGCTCACAGGTACACGGCGTATACATATAGGTCACGATTTGCTCGTGTCCGCGTTGTTACGTGTGATAACAGAGACAGTAGGCGATGAACAAGACCGGCTTCAGGCCGGCTGAACGATACTTATCAGGGATGATCCATTAAGGTGGGTCTTCCGGATGGGGTTTTCAGAACAGGAGGTCGTGAAATTTGAAACGAATGGCAATTGTACTTGCTGCAGGACAAGGCAAACGAATGAAATCTAAATTGTACAAAGTACTGCATCCCGTATGCGGTAAACCTATGGTAGCTCACGTGCTGGATGCAGCTCTACGCGCAGGCGTTGAGCGCAGTGTGGTCGTGGTCGGTCATGGTGCCGAAGCGGTGCAGTCATTTTTGGGTTCCAAAGCAGAGTATGCACTTCAGGCTGAACAATTGGGAACAGGTCACGCGGTGAAGCAAGTGAAGTCTTTGCTTGGAAGTGAGCAAGGCTCTACTATAGTCGTCTGTGGAGATACACCACTGGTAACCAGTGAAACGCTGGAAGGTCTGATGAAGCTTCATGAGAGTCGCGGAGCTGCTGCAACCGTGCTAACGGCTCAATTGGACAATCCAAAAGGCTACGGCCGCGTCATTCGCGGAGAAGACGGTTCTGTACAACGCATTGTGGAACAGAAAGACTGCAACGAGCAGGAAGATGCTGTGAAAGAAATTAACACAGGCACTTACTGTTTCGATAATGCGAAATTGTTTGCTGCACTGGAGAAAGTGACCAACCAGAACGCCCAAGGAGAGTACTACCTGACAGATGTTGTTGGGATTTTCCGTAACGATGGTGAAGTGGTTGAAGCTTATATGTCAGATGATATCGCGGAATCCATCGGAGTTAATGACAGGCTCGCTCTGTCCCAAGCAGAAGCATATATGCGTGAACGTTTGGCTGTAAAACATATGTTGAACGGTGTTACGATCATTGATCCGTCATCGACATATATCGGAGCGGATGTTACGATTGGATCAGACACGGTATTGTATCCGGGAACCATTCTGAAAGGGACAACTTCCATTGGTGAAGCTTGCCATATTGGTCCTCAGGCCGATATTGAAGACAGTGTTATTCAGAACGGTGTAACGATTAAACATTCCGTGTTGTCCCAGGCCGAAGTAGGCGAAGAGACAACGGTAGGACCATTTGCTTACCTGCGTCCTGGCACC contains:
- the purR gene encoding pur operon repressor, producing the protein MKKLKRSARLVEMTQYLLSRPHTVIPLTTFAERYGAAKSSISEDLAIIKEVFEEGGSGELQTLAGAAGGVKWIPKVSREHALAFAERLSNQLEQPDRILPGGYLYMSDLLGQPALMNEAGKIFATAFGNMDIDVVMTVETKGIPLAYATGAQLNLPVVLVRRDHQATEGSAVSINYVSGSHKSLHTMSLSRRAMREHSRVLIVDDFMKAGGTVQGMIDLLAEFNATVAGVGVLVESGSVDSEERLLTDYVSLAQLTAVDAKSRHISVKPGNYFDL
- the spoVG gene encoding septation regulator SpoVG, yielding MQITDVRLRRVNSEGRMKAIASITIDNEFVVHDIRVIDGNNGMFVAMPSKRTPDGEFRDIAHPISSGTREKIQAAVLTEYDRAATEEEVIEEGA
- the glmU gene encoding bifunctional UDP-N-acetylglucosamine diphosphorylase/glucosamine-1-phosphate N-acetyltransferase GlmU — its product is MAIVLAAGQGKRMKSKLYKVLHPVCGKPMVAHVLDAALRAGVERSVVVVGHGAEAVQSFLGSKAEYALQAEQLGTGHAVKQVKSLLGSEQGSTIVVCGDTPLVTSETLEGLMKLHESRGAAATVLTAQLDNPKGYGRVIRGEDGSVQRIVEQKDCNEQEDAVKEINTGTYCFDNAKLFAALEKVTNQNAQGEYYLTDVVGIFRNDGEVVEAYMSDDIAESIGVNDRLALSQAEAYMRERLAVKHMLNGVTIIDPSSTYIGADVTIGSDTVLYPGTILKGTTSIGEACHIGPQADIEDSVIQNGVTIKHSVLSQAEVGEETTVGPFAYLRPGTKLGRKVKIGDFVEVKNATIDEGSKVSHLSYIGDAKVGKNVNVGCGAITVNYDGYNKAVTTIEDDAFVGSNVNLIAPITVGKGAYVVAGSTVTHSVPENDLAIARPRQENKPGYAEKIRGRAKAKKQNAKPE
- the ispE gene encoding 4-(cytidine 5'-diphospho)-2-C-methyl-D-erythritol kinase; amino-acid sequence: MKIYEKAPAKINLMLDVLHKRSDGFHEVEMIMTMVDLADRLEMSELPRDTIFISSQAGYIPLDEKNLAFQAARLIKERYDVRTGVHIHLDKKIPVAAGLAGGSSDAAATLRGLNRLWRLNIPDHELQELGAELGSDVPFCITGGTALATGRGEKLKPIPNPPQCWVILAKPPINVSTADVYGRFRSDKIVRHPSAAKMEQAIRNHSFAEVCGQMGNVLEDVTLKLYPEVQHLKDAMIKLGADGVLMSGSGPTVFGLVSKEAKVARIYNGLRGFCKEVYAVRMLT
- the veg gene encoding biofilm formation stimulator Veg — translated: MAKNTLLDIKRNLDAHIGQKIMLRANGGRRKTIERTGVLEETYPSVFIVKLDEEQETFKRVSYSYADILTESVEVMVFNPGDQTPNSYMET
- a CDS encoding small, acid-soluble spore protein, alpha/beta type; the encoded protein is MSRRRRSVMSEELKYELAKDLGFYDTVQQEGWGGIKAKDAGNMVKRAIQLAEEAARKS